CGGCGTCCACCGGTCCGAGGCGGCGGCGCTTGAAGCCGCGCATGGAGGTGGAGCCGCCCGCGAAGTAGCGCACGTTGGGCGGCAGGTCGAGGTCGCCCGCGAGCGGCAGGCCCCAGCCCAGGCCGGCGCGCGCGGCCAGGACCGCGCGGCCGAGCGGCCGGTACTGGATGCGCTCGACCTCGGCGGTCAGGAAGTGGAAGTCCGACAGCCCTCCCGGCGGCGTGACGGCCACCTTCGCGCGCGACACGCCGCCGCGGGTCGGGTGGAGCCGGTCGTCGGCGGCGTCGCGCGACCAGAACCCCGACAACAAGGTGAGGTTGCCGTCGCGTTCGCGGAAGGCGTCGTTCGCCACGGGCCCCACGTGGAGCGACTGCCGGCCGAAGGACAGCGAGAGGCCGAGCAGGTCGATGAAGGTCGGGCGCCAGGACAGCGCGGTGGTCAGCTTCGCCGAGCTCAGGATGTAGGCCGCCTCGGACTCGCGCGACACGCTGAGCGTGGTCGAGAGGCCCGAGCGCGGGCCGGGATACGCCGGCCGCCAGGCCGTCACGCCGGCGTCCTGCCGGAAGCGGGAGTACGAGGCCTGCACGCTGAGCCCGCGGCCGGCATGCAGCAGGTTGCGGTCCTTCCACGACGCGCCCAGCCGCACCTGGTCGTCGCTCCACCAGCCCACGCTCGTGGTGAGGGTGCGCATCGGCGCAGGCTGCAGTTCGGCCACGACGTCGAGCGTGTCGGCTGTCGCGGGGCGGGTGTCCAGGCGGACCTGACGGAACAGCTCGAGCCGGCGGATGTTCTCCTCAGCCTGCTGCAGCGCGCGCGTCGAGTAGAGGTCGCCGCGCCGCAGCCCCGAGCTGTGGCGCACCAGGGGCGCCAGGTCGGCGGCGATCGGGCCGGGATCCACCTCGCCGAACCGGTG
This portion of the bacterium genome encodes:
- a CDS encoding BamA/TamA family outer membrane protein, producing SGLALAAGGGLFGGGKPRFYPATLDEDLRRAALLLARRGYPRAVLRVDFAGADHNESVAIVLTVEPGEPVLVRSLALEGLPENLTAVQRDTAHRLVRTAAGRVFDDDLLELDRLALVALLRDAGHASAQVAPRVVWVDSLLVDAVLVAEPGLLHRFGEVDPGPIAADLAPLVRHSSGLRRGDLYSTRALQQAEENIRRLELFRQVRLDTRPATADTLDVVAELQPAPMRTLTTSVGWWSDDQVRLGASWKDRNLLHAGRGLSVQASYSRFRQDAGVTAWRPAYPGPRSGLSTTLSVSRESEAAYILSSAKLTTALSWRPTFIDLLGLSLSFGRQSLHVGPVANDAFRERDGNLTLLSGFWSRDAADDRLHPTRGGVSRAKVAVTPPGGLSDFHFLTAEVERIQYRPLGRAVLAARAGLGWGLPLAGDLDLPPNVRYFAGGSTSMRGFKRRRLGPVDAAGEPLGGEARLIASAEVRLPVKGRVQAAVFVDVGQAWARHDDIDLSELEVAVGPGLMVNSPVGPLRADLGFRLTDVVPDQPRMVLHVSVGHPF